One Coffea eugenioides isolate CCC68of chromosome 2, Ceug_1.0, whole genome shotgun sequence genomic window, ATAGTAGATGGTTAAAGATCCCGCCAATCACGAGGAAGCTGGTATAAAAGTCAAAGGAATAATGGCCAAATTTATAAACCGATTATTATTGATTTATTTAAGTTTGGGTTAACAAAAGATTAGAGACACGTGGCAGTTGTACAAATAAGTGACAGATGGGACAGAGACTACTTCGGGGATAGAGAATTTGAAGCCGGGGGGTTTTGGTAATGGACAATTTACTCACACAGAAAGTGAACAACGGTACTTagcaattatttatttatttatttggtttttGAGTGTCATAATTCTCAAGTCCTCCTCTTCTCTTTTGTAGACGCTAGAGCCTCTCATTAAGATTAATTATGTCAAGTTAATATTGAGAAAACATAAAGTGACATAAGAAGTGGACACCATATCATAAGAAGATCACATTGATTTGCCcattaatttctttttcttagcaCACTGAATCCTTTGTTTTAAGAACAActgatttttcttggattatTTTTATTCATCTCTGTTTTTGGAAGAAACTACTAGTCTACAATTACTAATTACGTCGCGTTAAATATAATAAAGTTTTTTATACACTAAATCGGGACCATCATGAAACTTCAGGGACTGAAACTACAATTTTCTGTTAGTGAAGTTTGCTACGACTTTACCGGCATCGCCACATGGATGTGCTGCCCAGAACACGACTTTAGTTTAAATTTGTAAAGCGGTTTCCCTGTCTTACGAAAACAGGGGCAGAAGCAGCAACAATTTCTGCTGCCAGCCAATTCTCGACGCGCTGCTTTCTATCTCCAGTTTGCCCTAGTACCAAAGCCACGCGAGCGTCAAAATAGACTTGCGGTTTCGCAATCGGCCTTCAGTTGCTGGTATCTCCCTCTTTCTTCCTCGTTAAATCTTTCGGTCCTTTAGCTCTTTTGATCTAGATTCATCAAATAAGGTTCAGGTTTACACCAGGCCTGTTCTTTcacttgaaaaattttaaaatgatttttattcgctttgttttgtttttcttttgcttaattattgAAGAATTATGTTCAAACTTGGCAAACCAAGGTTTTGAAGATTTTCCTAGTTGAACTTACCGTTCTTCTCAAGATAAGGCAAAATTACGCTAAATCGCTCTTGGAAAATTGGGGCTTTTCCTGATTTAGACTGATTTTCACCCAAGCACGCACACACACATACGCGTACGTATATTTGTGTGTGTAATGGTTTCTGCGCGTATATGTATTTCACTAGCTGTGTTAGTATTGCGGTATGTGCGTTGGTATTGTGAGTAGTTGATAGAGACCAGAGATGTACCATCCCTTCACCTTAGGGAAGAACTTTTTGCACAGACTATAGCGTTTGGCTTTCTTTGAATATTTTCTCCTGCCCATAGTTGTGAAATGTCAGATCCAATGTGGTTTTGTAAACGTATTTGTCCTTTCTGAATCCTATTTGTTGTCTGGTACTTGGCGTCCTTGACTATTGCAGCGTGAACATACCAGGCAATTTGTGATGAAACTCGTAATGGATGGTTATGATTTTGTTCATATGTTGGAATTTTTATTGTCTTTATGTTTTCAGTTTCTTGTGTAGATATGTTGTTTTTGTGCGTCTATAGCTTGTACAGTTTAGGAAATAATTGATCATGCAATTGTTGATGCTATTCGTGATGGAGCTGTGATGTGACAGCAGTAGTTGTGACAAAGGCTAAAATATACATTTATCTAATATACTACAAAGTCCCTGAAACAGAATGCCGTATTCTTTAAATTAATCCATCTGCAGTTCAAAGACCTACAAAAATTTAATGTTGTTTGAGAAAAGGTTGTAGACTTGCTATTTCAAACTGAGATAGTTGCAACTTTGTTCGGCTCCGGGTTTGGGTGAAGGCTTATGTGGGATTCTGGATTAAAGAGCAAGAAGTATGCAGATAGGAAGTCCTTGGTCATGGAGTTTTGGCTGATAAGATGGAGTATGCTAAAGTTCTAAAGAACTCAACTTCGTAGGAGCAATTGTCGCAAAGATTGACATGTAATTGCAGTTGTAACTGTTGGAGGCGTTGCTGAAATTATCCTTTATTCCAGAATCATAGATTTCAATTTGGTTTTGTGTTTTGCATTACTTGTTTCACACATGTAAAACGCTCTTCTCATTCAAAAGAGCTGTTGGCTAACATATCGAGTTTTCTGTTGGTGATAAGAAGCTCTTTCTTCTTATTTGATGATATGTGGTGAAGCTGGAGTAGTCAAAGCAGTATTTTTTGAAGTAGGTAAACAATGTTCTGGCATTTACTCCTAGTTTACGGAGAGATGTTTGCAATACTAAGGATGTGGTTGAAGACAGTTTTCTTGAATTAAATTTGTTGGTGCTAGTTATTTAGATCTGTAACTGATCTGAGGTGGTTTTACTTGTTGAGAAATGTATGCTTACTAGTGTTGGATTTGGTGTTAAAAAAGGGGTAAGGGTTCTGTTTGGAGTCATTGATACGGTCTTGGGTGTTGTGGTTGTGGTGGACAGGGAGGAGGCAGAAGCAGCTCTGGTGGTGGTATAATTGTCACAGGTCATTAGTGGTTGGTGGTTTTTTGGAGTAAATATCGAATATGAGCTCAGATAGCAGAAGCCGAAGCAGGAGCAGGAGCAGGAGTCCAATGGATCGCAAGATACGTACTCAACGATATTCATATCGTGATGCACCTTATAGACGGGAGTCAAGACGGGGATTCAGGTTTCTGGTTTCTAAATGTTTATATACTGCTTAACTTCTATTTTACAGATGTATGTGAGGAAATATCGGTTGGAAGGTGGAGAACATGATTACTTTTAGGAAATGGAATGGAAGCCGATAATGACCTCTTTTCAGTAGATGCTTCTATATGAATTTCTGGATGGTAGAGTTTTTACATTAAATGACAAACAGTTGTTTTTtctgtatatttttttttaacatattgATTCAACCAAAATCTTTACAACAGTTTAACATTATCCTACTTTCATCTAGAAATTGAGTGTTTGCTTTGTATTTCTCAGTAACAGCTAAGGTGGCGAAAATGGTCAAGTCATCTGTAGATTTATAAATATGCTATCCCTTAAGAAGAaattccttgactagaaaaggggTGATGGCTTGCTTAAGATGCATGTTTCAGACTCTATCAATCATAGACAAATTATTGTTATGTCTGTGTCCTGTGCCTTTCTTAAGCCTTTCTGCTTTATTGATTGGACTTTTGAATTTCATGTAGTTATAGGATGTATTGAAATTTTAGTTTTTGGTGattattttttgattaattttttctagATTCCAGTGCAATCCAAAGTTTTCTTCcatgttcttttttttgtaataacttCTCCCATTGTGAAGCACAAATGCACAATGCGATGTGCTTTTGCTCTTTCAATGCCAATCAATTTTTCCACTTATTAAATCTTTCTATGGTGTAAtttattaaaatataaaaaggatTGTATAAAGGGAAGGTATCTTTCTAGCAGCGTACTTGTTGCTACACTACTTATTGATGTGCAAATATCTGCATACGGTATACTAGGCGGACTCTTGTGGTTTTGGTGTGGAATATTATCTTTGGTCTTCTTGATCCTATCTCTAGGGGGATTGATGACAGTTTTAGCATCTTGTCCTTCACAGCCAAAGCAGTCTGTGCAAGAACTGCAAGAGGCCCGGTCATTTTGCTAGAGACTGCACTAATGTTGCCATATGTCACAACTGTGGCCTTCCTGGGTGAGTAGCTTCCTATTCAAAAATGTATTTGCATCAAATTTTGTTGGTTATACTCGTTGGCAAGAAATAAGTCAATAACATTTAATCAAAGTGCGGAGAACTATGGTAATATGACGTGAGGATTTTATAGAGATAATCCTTGTTTGATCTCTTGTAATGACATCAAAGCCCACTACACAAGGAGCAACAGCATTCATATATGAAATTTCAAGTTCTGAGTTTTTTTCCCCCTATGATACTAGTTGGTGAATGCTTCCAACTACTTCGTCATGAAAACTACAATTGAAATGCCTTCCTGAGTCTTTTATGGCATGTGAGAGTCTATAGAAATGTAGTCACGGACTTCTTCATTGATCTTGTTGGACTGTTTATAGGAATTATTTTACTAATAGATCTCATAATCATGTTTGTATGGATTTTGGCACTTGAACCAGGCATATTGCATCAGAATGCACCACAAAATCTCTGTGTTGGAACTGTCGCGAACCTGGCCATATGGCTGGAAACTGTCCAAATGAAGGTATCTGCCACACCTGTGGTAAGGCAGGCCACCGTGCAAGAGATTGCACTGCTCCTCCTATGCCACCTGGTGACCTGAGGCTCTGCAACAATTGCTTCAAGCAAGGGCATATGGCTGCTGACTGCACCAATGACAAGGCCTGCAAGAACTGTAGGAAGACAGGTCATCTGGCTCGTGATTGTCAGAATGATCCAGTTTGCAATTTATGTAATATATCTGGGCATGTGGCTAGAGATTGCCCAAAAGGAAATATCTTTGATGAGCGAGGTGGAGGACCTCGtattggtggtggtggtggtgtggGTGGTGGATATCGGGACATTGTTTGTCGGAACTGTCAGCAAGTAGGCCATATGAGTAGGGATTGCATGGCCTTGATGATCTGTCACAACTGTGGAGGAAGAGGACACCTAGCATATGAATGTCCTTCTGGGCGGTTTATGGACCGTTTTCCCCGAAGGTATTGATGGATGGGCTCATATTATTGCACTGATGGTTGTGATGGTTTTGCctttaatttgaatttgaacatgtttttgttgtttgtagAATAATTTATCTCCAAACTTTGTGTAGTAGTGAATGATCTGTTATTTAAGTGCCATAGATTTGTTTGTGGTGCTTTTAAGAATTTCTATGTTAAAAGCAGGGTTTTGTTGATGTCTGTTGATGTTTCACTGAAGTATCTGAATGCTATTTTTTGCTTTTTAGCATTTGATCATTTGGGGCCATCCAAAGGATGAGCAAATGTAGGATATTTGCTGAGAGTACTGTTAATATTGGAGGTCTTTGCACTCTTTATGGAAATGTCAAGCATTTTGAACGATATGTTGGGTTTCAGTTATTGAAGCATAGAAGCACGGTGACGTGTGCATGGAAAAATGCCATGTATGAACTCTTCTGCCCTTTGAACTCTCGAACATCCCCTGAAATGAATCATCAAATGACAGACGATGTCAAGTTGAACAAGGTATAAAGTGGCCTGTTGGAGGCTACTGACGTTGTTGGTAGTTTAATAATGGCAGGTGGCTTTTTTGACTGCCACCTTTCCTGTCTATAAATTCTGAATGTCTTTGCAGGTAGATTTTGGACTTCTTTTTGGAGACTGTTGGTACAGCGTTGGCTTACTAAATGGATAAGGTAAAAAAAAGTAAGAGAAGCTTAGCTAGAGAATCATTATCCTTTAATCGCCTGTTATAATATAGGGGCATGTGAAATGGTtgtgtttccttttcttttgtgtctTGTTTTGAGCTCTATGATGATTTCAAGTGAAAGATATTAGAGAGCAGTAGCTGTGaacttgttatattttttttgaaagggAAATGAAATGCCTTGCAAGATTTGGTTGGCAAATATATTTTGACGTGCAAAGCCTGTCGTACATTTCATTTTGACCCTCCGTCTACTATTGTAAAGATGTGATAATGGAGTATCTGCGGTCTTTTTACCCTTctgaaaaaggaaacaaaatatgAGGCGACATCTTAAGTTCTTAACTTGTGATGGCATAGACAAGACTTGCTAGTGtctattttgaaaaattcacaaCCTGTGACGGCATGGTTTCGAGTTAAGTTTCAGtcttcaaatttgaaaatcttgAACTGTGGAGAATTCAAGGTCTGGTGGAGGTAATGATCAGACGTAACTGTATTAAGCTTTATTACTAAACTTTTATCAGTTAAACTTGGTGATGTAAAATATAGCGACAAGTTGTGGTCGCAAGCAAATACAGGGGTTTACTTGCTTTTTGCGGTACTGGTTTTGGTAGGGATCGTGAATTCATTTACTCGTACAAACACACTGAACGTGATGAACTTGATGTAGTGCTTCTCATCCAACATACTTTTGGGCCGACGCAATAAAGTTTAGTCAATTACGTTTTGTGATGGCAAGATACTCCGGTTGCTCTGATGAAGTTAAATGCCCTCGGCTCCAGCAGAACCAGCTTGTCTTCCCGCTCGAAACTAAGCAGCTTATTATCACTTGGCAGATCAGAGCATCCGCTCCACTAACAATTAATCCTGTGGAAGAAGCTTTCTAGCTCTGAAATGCAGTTTCAACGCTCTCAAAGAAAACAGATGCCTTAACCAATTGTCGTGCAGCAGGAGGACGGAGGACCACCCTGTCTTATTTGTTGCATCACACGAACTATTGATTAGTGAggaatagaaagaaaaaaataaggtggACGATACCATTACACCGGCTTTTCTGTCCTCCTGCGGAACAAATCCAAAAAGGAGATACTAATGACGGAaaaataggtttttttttttttgagtgatATGCAGCAGCCATCATCTGTCGGTATGTGAATGGTAGGTTATTTCATGGAATATGGGTCATATGATCAGAAAAAGCAATCAAGGAGTTAAGAAACATGTTTGGTCCATCCAAGCCTTTCACTAAAGGCCATCACTACTCTCATCTTAAGAACATCAAAGCAGAGTCATCACATCTCTACTCTGTCGCCTGGTGTTCTTTTCTTGAAGTCCAATTCATCACATGTGCTCTCCTGAAAAGGAGTAGAAGGATGAAAATGCAATGGATCAATCCAGACTTCCTAGACAATTGAGCTAATTTTTTCCTAATAGATTTAGCAGAGAAAGTAATACTGGCCGGGTGCTAGATCAATTTTTGCACGTAGGAGCTAATAAAACGAAAGGGACAGGAAGAGTTAACAATTAAGTTAAGGTTAGGTGTGATTGA contains:
- the LOC113761762 gene encoding zinc finger protein GIS2; translation: MSSDSRSRSRSRSRSPMDRKIRTQRYSYRDAPYRRESRRGFSQSSLCKNCKRPGHFARDCTNVAICHNCGLPGHIASECTTKSLCWNCREPGHMAGNCPNEGICHTCGKAGHRARDCTAPPMPPGDLRLCNNCFKQGHMAADCTNDKACKNCRKTGHLARDCQNDPVCNLCNISGHVARDCPKGNIFDERGGGPRIGGGGGVGGGYRDIVCRNCQQVGHMSRDCMALMICHNCGGRGHLAYECPSGRFMDRFPRRY